One Trichosurus vulpecula isolate mTriVul1 chromosome 7, mTriVul1.pri, whole genome shotgun sequence genomic region harbors:
- the CCR6 gene encoding C-C chemokine receptor type 6, giving the protein MNEEPMNSSNLDYPNDYSTFTPSIDYIIEEGLFCFLKDVRDFTTLFVPITYSFICVFGLLGNILVVITFAFYKKAKSMTDVYLFNMAIADILFILTLPFWAVNHATGSWKFSNLVCKLTTSIYAINFNCGMLLLTCISLDRYIAIVQATKSFRLRTRTLAYKKMICLVVWLFSIIISSSTFIFNQKYTTQGREVCEAKYHTTSEAVKWKILVLVLQPLFGFFIPLAFMIFCYTFIVKTLVQAHNSKRHKAIRVIIVVVLVFLVCQVPHNMVLLVVASNTGRLRSCSSEKLIAYTRSVTEVLAFLHCCLNPVLYAFIGQKFRNYFLKIMKDLWCIGRKHKAAGFSCSKIYSENYISRQTSETYENENGSSFTM; this is encoded by the exons ATGAATGAG GAACCAATGAATTCAAGCAACTTGGACTATCCAAATGATTATAGTACATTCACTCCCAGTATAGATTATATCATTGAggagggattgttttgttttttgaaggatGTCAGAGACTTCACAACATTATTCGTACCGATCACATACTCCTTTATCTGTGTCTTTGGCCTCCTGGGGAACATTTTAGTGGTGATCACCTTTGCTTTCTACAAGAAAGCCAAGTCCATGACTGATGTCTATCTCTTTAATATGGCCATAGCAGACATCTTATTCATCCTTACTCTCCCATTCTGGGCTGTAAATCATGCGACAGGCTCATGGAAGTTCAGCAACCTTGTATGCAAACTGACTACAAGTATATATGCCATCAACTTTAATTGTGGAATGCTTCTCTTGACCTGTATCAGCCTGGACCGCTACATTGCTATTGTACAGGCAACCAAGTCTTTCAGGCTTCGAACCCGGACATTAGCATACAAGAAGATGATATGTTTGGTGGTATGGCTGTTCTCAATCATAATCTCTAGTTCAACTTTTATATTCAACCAAAAATATACAACACAGGGGAGGGAGGTGTGTGAAGCCAAATACCACACGACCTCAGAGGCAGTCAAATGGAAAATACTCGTCCTGGTTCTCCAGCCTCTCTTTGGTTTCTTTATCCCTTTAGCGTTCATGATATTTTGCTACACGTTCATTGTCAAAACTTTAGTGCAGGCTCACAATTCTAAGCGGCATAAAGCCATTCGCGTGATTATCGTGGTGGTCCTTGTTTTCTTGGTCTGCCAAGTGCCCCATAATATGGTTCTTCTCGTGGTTGCGAGCAATACCGGTCGGCTCCGATCCTGCAGTAGTGAGAAGCTCATAGCTTATACAAGGAGTGTCACAGAAGTCCTGGCTTTCCTGCACTGCTGCCTCAACCCTGTGCTTTATGCATTCATTGGGCAGAAATTTAGGAATTACTTTCTGAAGATCATGAAGGACCTGTGGTGTATTGGCAGGAAGCATAAGGCAGCAGGCTTCTCTTGCTCTAAGATCTATTCAGAAAATTACATTTCTAGACAGACTAGTGAAACCTATGAGAATGAGAATGGGTCATCTTTTACTATGTAG